A section of the Bos indicus isolate NIAB-ARS_2022 breed Sahiwal x Tharparkar chromosome 26, NIAB-ARS_B.indTharparkar_mat_pri_1.0, whole genome shotgun sequence genome encodes:
- the LOC109579106 gene encoding olfactory receptor 5D18, giving the protein MFLSERNKSGATFTLLGFSNYPELQVPLFLTFLAIYSVTVVGNLGMIVIIKINPKLHTPMYFFLSHLSFVDFCYSSIIAPKTMVNLMVEDRTISFVGCVIQFFFFCTFVVTESFLLAVMAYDRFVAICDPLLYVVAMSPRLCATLVVGSYAWGVACSLILTCTVIKLSFQGFNTIDHFFCELSSLLSLSCSDTYLNQLLLFIFATFNEVSTLVIVLLSYVFIVVTILKMCSACGRHKAFSTCASHLTSISIFHGTILFLYCVPNSKNSRHTVKVASVFYTVVIPMLNPLIYSLRNKDVKDTVSKIMDSKVFSY; this is encoded by the coding sequence ATGTTTCtatcagagagaaataaaagtggGGCCACGTTCACTCTCCTGGGCTTCTCCAATTACCCAGAGTTGCAAGTCCCCCTCTTCTTGACATTCCTGGCCATCTACAGTGTCACTGTGGTAGGGAATCTTGGTATGATTGTAATCATCAAAATTAACCCCAAACTGCACActcccatgtactttttcctcagcCACCTCTCCTTTGTGGACTTTTGTTATTCCTCCATCATTGCTCCCAAGACCATGGTGAACCTCATGGTAGAAGACAGAACCATTTCATTTGTAGGCTGTGTAatacaattctttttcttttgtacctTTGTGGTGACTGAGTCCTTTTTATTagctgtgatggcctatgaccgttTTGTGGCCATCTGCGACCCTCTGCTCTACGTGGTGGCCATGTCCCCGAGACTCTGTGCCACATTAGTGGTTGGATCTTATGCTTGGGGAGTAGCTTGTTCCTTGATACTCACCTGTACTGTTATCAAATTATCATTTCAAGGTTTCAACACAATCGATCACTTCTTCTGTGAGTTATCCTCCCTGCTTTCCCTCTCTTGCTCTGATACTTATCTCAACCAGTTGCTGCTTTTCATTTTTGCCACCTTTAATGAGGTCAGCACACTCGTCATCGTTCTCCTGTCTTATGTGTTTATTGTTGTCACCATCCTCAAAATGTGTTCAGCCTGTGGTCGTcacaaagccttctccacctgtgcctcCCACCTGACCTCCATCAGCATCTTCCATGGCACCATCCTCTTCCTCTACTGTGTGCCCAACTCCAAAAACTCCAGGCACACAGTCAAAGTGGCATCTGTGTTTTACACGGTGGTCATCCCCATGTTGAATCCCCTGATCTACAGTCTGAGAAATAAGGATGTCAAGGACACAGTCTCCAAGATCATGGACTCTAAAGTGTTTTCGTACTAA